A section of the Suncus etruscus isolate mSunEtr1 chromosome X, mSunEtr1.pri.cur, whole genome shotgun sequence genome encodes:
- the LOC125999555 gene encoding casein kinase I-like: MKPGNFLMGLGKKGNLCTSLTLGCPRRTRMPPHQHLPCCENKNLMGTARYASINTHLGIGEPRGRPWHQFTHLPGFEDGDWASRALRVVWACALTISPLSRAVSEGRPGVPGL; the protein is encoded by the coding sequence ATGAAGCCAGGCAACTTTCTCATGGGCTTGGGGAAGAAAGGCAACCTGTGTACATCATTGACTTTGGGCTGTCCTAGAAGGACCAGGATGCCCCCTCACCAGCATCTCCCCTGCTGTGAAAACAAGAACCTCATGGGCACAGCGCGCTATGCCTCCATCAACACGCATCTTGGCATCGGTGAGCCTCGTGGCCGGCCCTGGCACCAGTTCACACATCTGCCAGGCTTCGAGGATGGGGACTGGGCTTCACGGGCGCTACGTGTGGTCTGGGCCTGTGCTCTGACCATCTCCCCTCTCTCCAGAGCAGTCTCGGAGGGAAGACCTGGCGTCCCTGGACTATGA
- the LOC125999017 gene encoding A-kinase anchor protein 14-like: MLVWSRFGGQNGLHEPSRPPSSLGAFGTFLGSGPTQGNPRCPGNACKHSPGIRPRESFRIGSCRCCSKPGSAWTGQYIEPIKKVRFADPLVIDDSIIDLRRKQKEEEAALNAFALNFVKSILNSVILPAKKRPFRTLRALTHGDFTEETGLNHIDALVAIWKHESCWVHYTEFLDKQDVHHSILYNYRVNWSIPTAQIPIPKIETTMDFTIKFSKSKPPRAPVDITYKLDHQTFIQRPETMQFQEKWMREFLLGKYTLLDAVPVTRHAYDLEKIKL, from the exons ATGCTGGTCTGGTCACGATTTGGAGGCCAGAACGGGCTGCATGAGCCCTCCCGGCCCCCTTCCTCGCTGGGCGCCTTTGGAACCTTCCTGGGCTCCGGGCCCACCCAGGGAAACCCGCGTTGTCCCGGCAACGCCTGTAAACATTCGCCTGGAATCCGGCCAAGAGAGAGTTTCCGAATCGGTTCCTGTCGCTGCTGCTCCAAGCCAGGCTCGGCCTGGACAG GTCAGTATATCGAGCCAATCAAAAAGGTCAGATTTGCGGACCCATTGGTGATAGATGACAGCATTATAGACCTgagaagaaagcaaaaggaagaagaagctGCTCTGAATGCATTTGCTCTGAACTTTGTTAAGAGTATCCTCAATTCTGTGATCTTGCCAG CAAAGAAAAGGCCTTTCAGAACCCTACGAGCCCTCACACATGGGGACTTCACTGAAGAAACTGGTCTTAACCATATTGATGCATTGGTGGCG ATATGGAAGCATGAGTCCTGCTgggtgcattacacagaattccTGGATAAACAAGATGTTCACCATAGCATCCTCTACAACTACCGCGTGAACTGGAGCATCCCGACTGCTCAGATCCCCATCCCCAAAATCGAAACAACGATGGACTTCACCATCAAGTTCAGCAAAAGCAAGCCTCCG aGGGCCCCCGTTGATATCACCTATAAATTGGATCACCAGACATTCATTCAAAG GCCAGAAACTATGCAATTTCAAGAAAAATGGATGAGGGAATTTCTTCTTGGAAAATATACCTTACTGGACGCAGTTCCCGTGACAAGACATGCATATGACCttgaaaaaattaagttatag